In Porites lutea chromosome 7, jaPorLute2.1, whole genome shotgun sequence, a single window of DNA contains:
- the LOC140943325 gene encoding uncharacterized protein, which translates to MSQVFVEEGTDGILLIDASNAFNQMNRSAALHNIQIMCKEMALYVINTYRSPSRLFICGGGEILSREGTTQGDPLAMPWYALNTSIMIQNLRDHCPLVKQVWLADDSARGGSIVHLYNWYRQLSKEGQKFGYLVNGTKSWLIVKSRELAEEAKRVFGEEVNITTEGQRHLGAVIASQEYKDQYCEEKVRAWKEEIERLSEIAKSQPHAAYIAFTKGYKSKFTYFMRTIESFEDYVDPIQEVIEDLLLPTLFGQSEPLPNEVRRLATLAMGQGGLGIPDLKSEAPQQFAASRLITTAHVDSITSQSSIMVPGERSTEELKRHQQSLKRASAKEKMDSIDSNLSPGLLRLVNQSRDKGASSWLNAMPLADKGLALNKQEFRDSLRLRYDLPLVDLPSHRICGDKFTVSHALSCKKGGFVAQRHDGIRNLLTTFIDKICNNVEIEPRLQPLDNERFHLRSAVTSSEARLI; encoded by the coding sequence ATGAGTCAAGTGTTTGTTGAAGAAGGAACAGATGGAATATTGCTAATTGATGCTAGTAACGCTTTTAACCAAATGAATAGGTCAGCGGCCTTACACAATATCCAGATCATGTGCAAAGAAATGGCGCTCTATGTGATTAACACATATAGAAGCCCATCTAGACTGTTTATTTGTGGGGGAGGTGAAATACTTTCTCGAGAAGGCACCACACAAGGAGATCCGCTAGCGATGCCATGGTATGCACTTAATACATCCATAATGATACAGAATTTGAGGGACCATTGCCCATTGGTTAAACAGGTGTGGCTTGCAGACGACTCAGCTAGAGGAGGGAGTATAGTGCACTTATACAACTGGTACAGGCAATTGAGTAAGGAAGGACAAAAGTTTGGTTACCTTGTGAATGGGACAAAGAGCTGGCTTATTGTGAAGTCTAGGGAACTAGCGGAGGAAGCAAAGAGGGTGTTTGGAGAGGAAGTCAACATAACGACTGAAGGTCAGCGCCATCTGGGAGCAGTTATTGCGTCGCAAGAATACAAAGATCAGTATTGTGAGGAGAAGGTTCGTGCATGGAAAGAGGAAATCGAACGTCTCTCTGAAATAGCGAAGAGCCAGCCCCATGCGGCGTATATTGCTttcacaaaaggctacaagtcTAAGTTCACCTACTTCATGCGCACGATTGAATCGTTTGAAGATTATGTCGATCCAATCCAGGAAGTGATTGAAGATTTACTACTCCCTACTTTGTTCGGTCAATCAGAGCCTCTCCCTAACGAGGTGCGCAGACTTGCTACCTTAGCAATGGGTCAAGGGGGTCTAGGCATTCCTGATCTGAAATCCGAGGCACCGCAGCAGTTTGCTGCCTCGAGACTAATAACCACCGCCCACGTAGATTCTATTACATCACAGAGTTCCATCATGGTGCCTGGAGAAAGATCTACGGAGGAGCTAAAGAGGCATCAACAATCACTTAAGAGAGCAAGTGCCAAGGAGAAAATGGATAGCATTGATTCAAACCTCTCCCCAGGCCTGCTGCGTCTGGTTAATCAATCGAGGGACAAGGGCGCAAGTTCTTGGCTGAATGCGATGCCTCTCGCAGACAAAGGTTTAGCCCTCAACAAGCAAGAGTTCAGAGACTCGCTACGTTTGCGTTATGACTTACCCTTAGTCGATTTACCAAGTCATCGCATATGTGGGGATAAATTCACCGTTAGTCACgccctctcttgtaaaaaggggGGGTTTGTAGCGCAGAGACATGATGGTATACGGAACTTGTTAACGACATTCATCGACAAGATCTGCAATAATGTCGAAATCGAACCACGCCTTCAACCCCTGGACAACGAGCGATTTCATTTGAGGAGCGCTGTTACAAGTTCTGAGGCAAG